From the genome of Chloroflexota bacterium, one region includes:
- a CDS encoding SDR family oxidoreductase: MDKLGTVVVVGGTCELGKHLAQHYADKGHRVVVTSRDLGRAQATAKEIGGDCVGISVDLSTPHQIAPALAEVDDVLHLALVALHRDNNKVREYNIDEAIKLVTLKLVGYTECVHVLSSKMREDASILIYGGLARNQPYPGSTTITTVNGGVATLINSLALELAPIRVNAIHPGQVGDTPAWMKQPDAVLENLKSRTALGRLVTTEDVTHAAIFLLENRGITGVNLRVDGGRMMK, translated from the coding sequence ATGGATAAACTTGGCACAGTTGTTGTTGTGGGGGGCACCTGTGAACTTGGCAAACATTTGGCTCAACACTACGCGGACAAGGGACACCGCGTTGTTGTCACCAGCCGCGATTTGGGACGCGCGCAAGCCACCGCAAAAGAAATCGGCGGGGACTGTGTTGGCATCAGCGTTGACCTCTCAACGCCGCATCAAATCGCCCCCGCGCTGGCCGAGGTGGACGATGTGCTTCATCTTGCGCTGGTAGCCCTTCACCGCGATAACAACAAAGTCCGCGAGTACAACATTGATGAAGCGATCAAGTTGGTCACGTTGAAACTGGTCGGCTATACCGAATGCGTGCACGTGCTCTCCTCGAAGATGCGCGAAGACGCGTCCATTCTCATTTACGGCGGACTGGCGCGCAACCAGCCGTACCCGGGCTCAACCACCATCACTACCGTCAATGGCGGCGTTGCCACGCTGATCAATTCACTGGCGTTGGAACTTGCGCCGATTCGAGTCAATGCGATTCATCCCGGTCAAGTTGGCGATACACCCGCCTGGATGAAGCAACCGGATGCCGTGTTGGAAAATTTAAAATCTCGCACCGCCCTCGGCAGGCTCGTCACCACCGAAGATGTCACTCATGCCGCTATCTTCCTGCTCGAAAATCGCGGCATCACCGGCGTCAATCTGCGCGTGGACGGCGGGCGCATGATGAAGTAA
- a CDS encoding cupin domain-containing protein — protein MPSRHIVRAAAQEEFIAPKAFESLSNGYRRWCIVNGENGSVHQEFSICELDPGGTIGAHIHAFEESIYLLEGQLICETGDGTYALEPGDYGAIHVSSAHSFRNAGKTRVRWAEMLAPQPRLDGDGDIYPVAALPKVEPIAVDARDPRTRSFGHISPDNMNAGKQTQDMLAVSASMRTALLVYSGITVKMMVDSDLGAQLATMFMVQYEPAGVAGAHDHPLEETYLILEGEVYGWFDGVKYHLKPGDCAWAGVGCVHEFRNATDGIVRWLETQAPQPPRRHSYRFRRDWKYLEEALKKEKHHHG, from the coding sequence ATGCCGTCAAGACATATCGTTCGCGCCGCCGCGCAGGAAGAGTTCATAGCGCCGAAGGCGTTTGAATCGTTGAGTAACGGCTATCGCCGTTGGTGCATTGTCAATGGCGAGAACGGCTCTGTCCATCAGGAGTTCAGTATTTGCGAACTTGACCCCGGCGGAACCATCGGCGCACACATTCATGCCTTTGAAGAAAGCATTTACCTCCTCGAAGGGCAACTTATTTGCGAAACCGGCGACGGGACATACGCGCTCGAACCGGGCGATTACGGCGCGATCCATGTTTCATCGGCGCATTCTTTTCGCAACGCTGGCAAGACTCGCGTGCGCTGGGCAGAGATGCTCGCCCCTCAACCCCGTTTGGATGGAGATGGGGACATTTATCCAGTAGCCGCCCTCCCGAAGGTTGAACCGATTGCCGTGGATGCCCGCGATCCGCGCACACGTTCATTTGGTCACATCTCGCCTGACAACATGAATGCCGGAAAACAAACGCAGGATATGCTCGCCGTCTCTGCCAGTATGCGAACGGCCTTGCTCGTGTACAGCGGCATCACCGTCAAAATGATGGTGGATAGCGACCTCGGCGCGCAACTCGCTACGATGTTCATGGTGCAGTATGAACCGGCGGGCGTGGCGGGCGCGCACGATCATCCGCTCGAGGAAACGTATCTGATTCTGGAAGGCGAAGTCTACGGCTGGTTCGATGGCGTGAAATATCACCTCAAGCCTGGTGATTGCGCTTGGGCAGGCGTTGGTTGCGTTCATGAGTTCCGCAACGCCACCGATGGCATTGTGCGCTGGCTCGAAACGCAGGCGCCGCAACCGCCGCGCCGCCACTCGTATCGCTTCCGCCGCGACTGGAAGTATCTCGAAGAGGCGTTGAAAAAGGAGAAGCATCATCATGGATAA
- a CDS encoding cupin domain-containing protein: MHYVSKLDESMFQTPALYAKQSTGFKRATYVDHSVGSVHMGTGICFLDTNGVIQPHLHSFEESFYILEGNVIAQIGEQAYLLGPGHFGLISTGVKHAWRNAGRRSARWLEMQAPQPRSSDYGRDTFFVGGEAPIQATPPDPATALLGYFDEAQLPRPGGPSQMEGFNPVTGVAIKMFVDRSFGAIHQSLFLIQYQPGAKIDLHDHTFEESYFIVSGGVRAAADGQTYDLGPGDVIWTGVGCVHSFANVGDEPVRWIETQAPLPPSKEVFRFERDWAQYQ, from the coding sequence ATGCACTACGTATCCAAACTCGACGAAAGCATGTTTCAAACCCCGGCGCTCTACGCCAAACAAAGCACCGGTTTCAAGCGGGCGACGTATGTAGATCACTCTGTCGGCTCGGTGCACATGGGCACAGGCATCTGCTTTCTGGACACCAACGGCGTGATTCAGCCGCACCTGCACTCCTTTGAAGAGAGTTTCTATATTTTAGAGGGAAACGTCATCGCCCAAATCGGCGAGCAAGCCTACTTGCTCGGCCCCGGCCATTTTGGCTTGATCAGCACCGGCGTTAAACACGCCTGGCGCAACGCTGGCCGCAGGTCCGCGCGCTGGCTGGAGATGCAAGCGCCTCAGCCGCGTTCCTCTGACTACGGGCGCGATACGTTTTTCGTCGGCGGTGAAGCGCCCATCCAGGCAACGCCCCCCGATCCGGCCACTGCCCTGCTGGGCTATTTTGACGAAGCGCAACTGCCGCGCCCCGGCGGGCCGTCACAAATGGAAGGCTTCAATCCCGTCACCGGCGTGGCCATCAAGATGTTCGTGGATCGATCCTTCGGCGCGATTCATCAATCACTGTTTCTCATTCAATACCAGCCCGGCGCGAAGATTGACCTGCACGATCACACCTTTGAGGAATCCTATTTCATCGTCAGCGGCGGTGTGCGGGCCGCCGCCGACGGCCAAACCTACGACCTCGGCCCCGGTGACGTGATCTGGACGGGCGTCGGTTGTGTTCATAGTTTCGCCAATGTTGGCGACGAGCCGGTGCGTTGGATCGAAACCCAAGCGCCATTACCGCCTTCAAAAGAGGTATTTAGATTTGAAAGAGATTGGGCGCAGTATCAGTAA
- a CDS encoding 2-oxo acid dehydrogenase subunit E2: MAKDVIMPALGMAQETGTLLKWFKAPGETVTKGEPLMEVETDKASVEVEAAASGILAQVTARPGDVIPVGQAIAVILNPGETATAPKTDSIAHSLTASPVAARMAAEHNLDLTQIKPQGGRVRKEDVLAYLAARQDLSGTLRENLTGLKPNGRVLASPKARRLAQERGLDLADISGSGPEGAVLANDVETFRRNVSTEAETLTVSRTWRVMVERLTQAWTTIPHFYLLREVNAAQLMSWRDSAQSRATEKITYTDLLVKLTAAALRRHPRVNASWKDGGLTLNPEVNIGLAVAVDDGLIVPVIHHADQLGLSQLAARRKEAVTKAQAGKLSLDDLSGGTFTISNLGMYGVDAFNAIINPPQAAILAVSRIADRVVPLNGQPAVQPMLTLSLSCDHRAVDGARGAQFLQTLAELVEEPMKLLD; encoded by the coding sequence GTGGCTAAAGATGTCATCATGCCCGCGCTTGGCATGGCCCAGGAAACCGGCACGCTCCTGAAATGGTTCAAAGCCCCTGGTGAGACAGTCACCAAAGGGGAACCCTTGATGGAAGTGGAAACCGACAAAGCCTCGGTTGAAGTGGAGGCCGCCGCCTCGGGCATTCTGGCGCAGGTGACGGCCAGACCGGGCGATGTGATTCCGGTCGGGCAGGCGATTGCCGTCATTTTAAATCCAGGGGAAACCGCCACTGCGCCCAAAACCGATTCTATCGCCCACTCCCTCACTGCCTCGCCCGTCGCCGCCCGCATGGCCGCTGAGCACAACCTTGACCTGACTCAAATCAAACCGCAGGGTGGCCGCGTGCGAAAAGAAGATGTGCTGGCTTACCTGGCCGCACGCCAAGACCTGTCAGGTACGCTTCGCGAAAACCTGACAGGTCTTAAACCGAATGGCCGCGTACTGGCCTCACCCAAAGCGCGCCGCCTCGCTCAGGAGCGCGGTTTGGATTTGGCAGACATTTCCGGCAGTGGGCCGGAGGGCGCGGTGCTGGCAAATGATGTAGAGACGTTCCGACGGAACGTCTCTACCGAGGCCGAAACGCTCACTGTCAGCCGGACGTGGCGGGTGATGGTCGAGCGCCTCACACAAGCCTGGACGACGATCCCGCACTTCTACTTGTTGCGCGAAGTCAACGCCGCTCAACTCATGTCGTGGCGCGACTCGGCTCAATCGCGAGCCACAGAAAAGATCACTTACACCGATTTGCTCGTCAAGCTGACCGCCGCCGCGCTTCGCCGTCACCCGCGAGTCAACGCCTCCTGGAAAGACGGCGGCCTGACCCTGAATCCCGAAGTCAACATCGGGTTGGCCGTCGCCGTGGATGACGGCCTGATTGTGCCAGTCATTCATCATGCCGATCAATTGGGACTGAGTCAACTGGCGGCGCGGCGCAAAGAAGCAGTGACCAAAGCACAGGCAGGCAAACTTTCACTCGACGACCTGAGCGGCGGCACGTTCACTATCAGCAACCTGGGCATGTATGGCGTGGATGCTTTCAACGCCATCATCAACCCGCCGCAGGCCGCCATCCTGGCCGTGAGCCGCATCGCCGACCGGGTCGTGCCGCTGAACGGCCAACCGGCGGTGCAACCGATGCTGACCTTGAGCCTGTCGTGCGACCATCGCGCCGTGGACGGCGCGCGCGGGGCGCAGTTTTTGCAAACGCTGGCCGAACTTGTTGAAGAGCCGATGAAGTTGCTGGACTAA
- a CDS encoding aminopeptidase P family protein, translated as MPLKTFGTMAVDWEERVHFDRLRRERLARIKALLKKSEIGALLCFDMNNIRYITNTTIGTWAIDKLGRFCLLPQDDEPINWDFGVAAKHHQMYCSWLGEGRSRAGISTLRGAMPPGAHRAEDVARKIRIELEERGLHKEPLGVDVVEPPVLFALQKEGLTVVDGQQLMQEARVIKTQDEITLLTMACMMVDAAYEELYRFMKPGVRENQCVGLVNNVLYSMGSEHVEGVNAISGERCNPHPHIFSDRVLRPGDLAFYDILHSFNGYRTCYYRTLSVGSASQAQVDAYKRCRYYLDVAINAIKPGITTADVVKLWPKAQEFGLPNEEMAFALQYGHGVGLAIWEKPVFSRLVSFDSPEIIQEGMVFALETYWPATDGWSAARIEEQLVVTKDGCEVITRFPAEELMVAGIKYQVATGPLSNIRETQSHKNIDYTGVDYGGAGLPDDPVRPPRSAGRGNNHKAKVAAKPRKSRTR; from the coding sequence ATGCCACTCAAAACATTCGGCACGATGGCGGTGGATTGGGAAGAGCGAGTCCATTTTGATCGTCTGCGCCGCGAGCGGCTGGCGCGCATCAAGGCCCTGCTCAAGAAATCGGAGATTGGCGCGCTGTTGTGCTTCGACATGAACAACATCCGCTATATCACCAACACCACCATTGGCACCTGGGCGATTGACAAGCTGGGCCGCTTCTGCCTTCTGCCGCAGGACGACGAGCCGATCAACTGGGACTTCGGCGTGGCGGCCAAACATCATCAGATGTATTGCTCCTGGCTCGGCGAGGGCCGCTCACGAGCCGGTATCTCGACCCTGCGCGGCGCGATGCCGCCCGGCGCTCACCGGGCCGAAGACGTGGCCCGCAAGATTCGCATCGAACTCGAAGAGCGCGGTTTGCACAAAGAGCCGCTGGGCGTGGATGTGGTGGAGCCGCCGGTTCTCTTCGCCCTGCAAAAAGAAGGCCTGACCGTGGTGGACGGCCAACAACTGATGCAGGAAGCGCGCGTGATTAAGACGCAAGATGAGATTACCCTGCTCACCATGGCTTGCATGATGGTGGATGCCGCTTATGAAGAACTCTATCGGTTCATGAAGCCGGGGGTGCGCGAGAACCAGTGCGTCGGGTTAGTCAACAACGTGCTGTACAGCATGGGTTCAGAACACGTCGAGGGCGTCAACGCCATTTCCGGCGAACGCTGTAACCCGCACCCGCACATTTTCAGCGACCGCGTCCTGCGCCCCGGCGACCTCGCTTTCTACGACATCCTCCACAGTTTCAACGGCTATCGCACTTGCTACTACCGCACGTTGTCGGTTGGCAGTGCTTCGCAGGCGCAAGTGGATGCCTACAAGCGTTGCCGCTATTATCTCGACGTTGCCATTAACGCCATCAAGCCCGGCATCACCACCGCCGACGTGGTGAAGCTGTGGCCCAAGGCTCAAGAGTTCGGCCTGCCAAACGAAGAAATGGCCTTTGCCCTGCAATACGGCCACGGCGTCGGTCTCGCGATTTGGGAGAAGCCGGTCTTCAGCCGCCTCGTCTCCTTCGACAGCCCCGAAATTATCCAGGAAGGCATGGTCTTCGCCCTGGAAACGTATTGGCCGGCCACCGACGGCTGGTCGGCGGCGCGCATTGAAGAACAGTTGGTGGTGACCAAAGACGGTTGTGAAGTCATCACCCGCTTCCCGGCGGAGGAGTTGATGGTGGCCGGGATCAAGTATCAGGTCGCCACTGGCCCGCTCTCTAACATCCGTGAAACTCAGTCGCACAAGAACATTGACTATACCGGCGTAGATTATGGCGGAGCCGGACTGCCCGATGACCCCGTTCGCCCGCCACGCTCGGCTGGCCGGGGCAACAATCACAAAGCCAAAGTTGCCGCGAAGCCGAGAAAATCCCGGACCCGCTAG
- a CDS encoding alpha-ketoacid dehydrogenase subunit beta: protein MSSPSANGRELTFGEAIKEALAEELRRDPRVFMLGEDIAEAGTTFKVLNGLVEEFGPERILDTPISEPGFTGLAVGAAMTGLRPVVDIMFGDFSGLIMDQIMNQAAKIHYMSGGKLKVPMVLRTTMGAGRRSAAQHSQSLHAWYSHIPGLKVAVPATPYDAKGLMKTAIRDDSPVIILEDKMMYKTVKGPVPAEEYTIPLGVADIKREGTDITLVATSSMVYVALEAAQLLDEIGVSAEVVDPRTMVPLDKQTLIESAKKTSRAIVIDEGYEQYGVTAELASVIADGAFYYLDAPVKRLGAMNVPIPFSPALEDLTIPNAKQVFEMAKVLCGKN from the coding sequence ATGTCTTCGCCTAGCGCCAATGGCCGTGAACTGACCTTCGGCGAGGCGATTAAAGAGGCGCTGGCCGAAGAACTGCGCCGCGACCCGCGCGTCTTCATGCTGGGCGAGGACATTGCCGAAGCCGGCACAACGTTCAAAGTGCTGAATGGTCTTGTAGAAGAATTCGGGCCGGAACGCATCCTCGACACGCCCATCTCCGAGCCGGGTTTCACCGGGTTGGCCGTCGGCGCGGCCATGACCGGCCTGCGCCCGGTGGTGGACATCATGTTCGGCGACTTTAGCGGCCTGATCATGGATCAGATCATGAATCAGGCGGCCAAGATTCACTACATGTCTGGCGGCAAGCTCAAAGTGCCAATGGTTCTGCGGACGACGATGGGCGCGGGCCGCCGCTCGGCGGCCCAACACTCGCAATCGCTCCACGCCTGGTACAGCCACATTCCCGGCCTCAAGGTCGCTGTCCCGGCCACGCCCTACGACGCCAAAGGTTTGATGAAGACTGCCATTCGCGACGACAGTCCGGTCATCATCCTGGAAGACAAGATGATGTACAAGACCGTCAAAGGCCCCGTGCCTGCCGAGGAATACACCATCCCGCTCGGCGTGGCCGACATCAAACGTGAAGGCACGGATATTACCCTGGTGGCGACGAGTAGCATGGTCTACGTCGCGCTGGAGGCGGCCCAACTGTTGGACGAGATCGGCGTGAGCGCCGAGGTCGTTGACCCGCGCACGATGGTGCCGCTCGACAAACAAACTCTGATCGAGTCAGCTAAAAAGACGAGCCGGGCGATTGTGATTGACGAGGGTTACGAGCAATACGGCGTCACCGCCGAACTGGCCTCAGTCATCGCCGACGGCGCGTTCTATTACCTTGACGCCCCGGTCAAGCGCCTCGGCGCAATGAACGTCCCCATTCCCTTCTCGCCCGCGCTGGAAGATTTGACCATTCCTAACGCCAAGCAGGTATTTGAGATGGCCAAAGTGTTGTGCGGAAAGAACTAA
- a CDS encoding thiamine pyrophosphate-dependent dehydrogenase E1 component subunit alpha produces MADVDREQWLHMYEQMAKIRAFEEQVNELYTSAKMPGLAHLYIGEEAVAVGVCEALRRDDYITSTHRGHGHCLAKGAVLDKMFCELLGKAAGYCRGKGGSMHIADQDTGNLGANAIVGGSAAIATGAAFSSKRLGNGRVAICFFGEGALGQGVLYESMNMAQLWKLPVVYVCENNLYNEYTHHSESTAGSMKARAEAFGILAVEVNGQNVGEVHEAAQQLIARARRGDGPAFLLCHTYRYHGHHVGDISRAYYRSKDEEQEWKTNRDPLQSLKDWLTANGMADAGIFEQIERSVADEVSVAVNYALNAPFPAPEEVSQHVFA; encoded by the coding sequence ATGGCCGACGTTGATCGCGAGCAATGGCTCCACATGTACGAGCAGATGGCGAAGATTCGCGCCTTTGAGGAGCAGGTCAACGAACTTTACACCAGCGCCAAGATGCCCGGCCTGGCCCACTTGTACATTGGCGAAGAAGCTGTTGCGGTCGGCGTCTGCGAAGCGTTGCGCCGGGACGATTACATCACCAGCACCCATCGCGGCCACGGCCACTGCCTGGCCAAAGGCGCGGTGCTGGACAAAATGTTTTGCGAATTACTGGGCAAAGCGGCCGGCTACTGCCGGGGCAAGGGCGGCTCCATGCACATCGCCGATCAGGACACCGGCAACCTCGGCGCGAACGCCATCGTCGGCGGGAGCGCGGCCATTGCCACCGGGGCCGCCTTCTCCAGCAAACGGCTGGGCAATGGCCGGGTAGCCATCTGCTTTTTTGGTGAAGGCGCGCTGGGACAAGGTGTGCTGTACGAATCCATGAACATGGCCCAGTTGTGGAAACTGCCCGTCGTCTACGTTTGCGAAAACAACCTCTACAACGAATACACCCACCATTCCGAGTCGACAGCCGGTAGCATGAAAGCCCGCGCCGAAGCGTTCGGGATTCTGGCGGTGGAGGTGAATGGACAGAACGTAGGTGAGGTACACGAGGCGGCTCAACAATTGATCGCTCGCGCCCGCCGGGGCGACGGCCCCGCCTTTCTGCTCTGCCACACCTATCGCTATCACGGCCATCATGTCGGCGACATCAGCCGCGCTTACTACCGCTCCAAAGATGAGGAACAGGAATGGAAAACGAATCGCGATCCCCTGCAATCTCTCAAGGATTGGTTGACGGCCAACGGCATGGCCGACGCCGGCATCTTTGAGCAAATCGAAAGAAGCGTGGCCGACGAAGTGTCCGTCGCCGTTAATTACGCTCTCAACGCGCCCTTCCCAGCGCCCGAAGAAGTGAGCCAGCATGTCTTCGCCTAG
- a CDS encoding NAD(P)-dependent oxidoreductase, with the protein MTHLGFIGLGLMGSRIVKRLLNAGHSVTGHNRTRARAESLIQAGMQWADTPRQVATAADITFSMVSDTTALSSIADGPDGVLAGLSAASGKIYVDMSTVSPRLIRNLAGRVAATGAQMLEAPVSGSIPAAEGGTLIFFVGGEAETLEKVRPIFEILGQKIVHVGANGQGVSMKIAINLNLATQLLSLFESLLLAERSGIPRQAALDALLNSVAASPAMKYRAPFIFKMPDEVWFSVAMMQKDLQLALELGRELGVPLYSVAQANEMLSAARALGYGDEDFAALFKVLARLAGEGD; encoded by the coding sequence ATGACGCATCTCGGTTTCATTGGCTTGGGATTGATGGGCAGTCGGATCGTCAAACGCCTGCTCAACGCCGGACACTCCGTGACGGGCCACAACCGCACCCGCGCCAGAGCCGAGAGCTTGATTCAGGCTGGGATGCAGTGGGCCGACACCCCACGCCAGGTCGCCACAGCCGCCGACATCACTTTCAGCATGGTCAGTGATACGACGGCTTTGTCGTCTATTGCCGACGGCCCGGACGGGGTGCTGGCAGGACTCTCCGCCGCCTCCGGCAAAATTTACGTGGACATGAGCACGGTCAGCCCGCGCCTCATCCGCAATTTAGCGGGCCGGGTTGCCGCTACCGGCGCGCAGATGTTGGAAGCGCCGGTGTCCGGCAGCATCCCCGCCGCCGAAGGCGGGACACTGATTTTCTTTGTCGGCGGCGAGGCGGAGACGTTGGAAAAAGTCCGCCCCATTTTTGAAATCCTCGGCCAGAAGATCGTTCACGTAGGCGCCAACGGTCAGGGCGTCTCGATGAAGATCGCCATCAACCTGAACCTGGCGACGCAATTGCTTTCGTTGTTTGAGAGTTTACTGCTGGCCGAACGCAGTGGTATCCCTCGCCAGGCCGCTCTCGACGCTCTTCTCAACAGTGTGGCCGCCTCGCCGGCCATGAAGTACCGTGCCCCTTTCATCTTCAAGATGCCCGACGAAGTCTGGTTTAGTGTAGCGATGATGCAGAAGGATTTGCAACTCGCGCTCGAGTTAGGCCGTGAGTTGGGCGTGCCGCTGTACTCTGTCGCCCAGGCCAACGAAATGCTCTCCGCCGCCCGCGCTTTGGGTTACGGCGATGAAGACTTTGCGGCCCTGTTCAAAGTGCTGGCCCGCCTGGCAGGCGAAGGAGATTGA
- a CDS encoding cupin domain-containing protein: MPDTSIQHPFEIGEKLRAARKQRKISLRDLAARAEVSASMLSQIENGKAIPSVRSIYSIAAALVVPVDYFFPEKSNGAVEPPSETNPGEMTASELREAIVTRPAGEVTPGFTATPQPMAVVHANARPTIQLNGGVSWARLTANAEEGVEFLEIAYAPGATSGVNMSYHEGREFGLILEGELLVELGFERFTLGEGDSLIFDSTTPHRLTNAGAKPMRATWIVFERRRNR, from the coding sequence ATGCCTGATACTTCCATTCAGCACCCGTTTGAGATTGGCGAGAAACTTCGCGCGGCCCGCAAGCAACGAAAGATCAGCCTCCGCGATTTGGCGGCCAGGGCCGAAGTTAGCGCCAGCATGCTCAGTCAAATCGAGAATGGCAAAGCAATTCCGTCGGTGCGTTCGATCTACAGTATTGCCGCCGCTCTGGTCGTGCCGGTTGATTACTTCTTCCCAGAAAAGAGCAACGGCGCAGTTGAGCCGCCTTCGGAAACCAACCCGGGTGAGATGACGGCCAGCGAATTGCGGGAAGCCATCGTCACCCGTCCGGCGGGCGAGGTTACTCCAGGTTTTACCGCCACTCCGCAACCTATGGCGGTTGTGCACGCGAACGCGCGCCCGACAATTCAACTGAACGGCGGCGTCAGTTGGGCCCGCCTGACGGCGAACGCCGAGGAAGGCGTAGAATTCCTGGAAATCGCCTACGCGCCGGGAGCCACGTCCGGGGTCAATATGTCATATCACGAAGGACGTGAGTTTGGCTTGATTCTGGAAGGGGAACTGCTTGTGGAGTTAGGATTCGAGCGCTTCACCCTGGGTGAGGGCGACAGCCTTATTTTTGATTCGACAACGCCCCATCGCCTCACCAACGCCGGCGCTAAACCTATGCGGGCCACATGGATCGTGTTTGAGCGGCGACGGAATCGATGA
- a CDS encoding winged helix DNA-binding domain-containing protein, protein MKKPAPPDKKSILSARAARYRRQMNLRVTTQPEAVAFVNDVGFCFLFPIQGVEMPSLWDAIAGRVVKTSSKHSGYEIERTWGWKDDALNKKWWYYGKVVRKRATLVSLDFLPNFYALSENYGDPEHDYIEEYEAGRLSAEAKAVYEALLKNGALDAVRLQREARLSSNENKSRFDKALTELQAGLKVLPVGVAEAGAWRYAFIYEILPRWLPDVPTRAGKITRSQARQAILDQYLRNVIATTERDAARAFGWTLAETRQTAEALAGEGKMRLNVKVSGVGERLMVTGS, encoded by the coding sequence ATGAAAAAACCTGCGCCGCCGGACAAAAAAAGCATCCTCTCCGCCCGCGCCGCCCGCTATCGAAGGCAAATGAATTTGCGGGTGACGACCCAACCAGAAGCCGTCGCGTTTGTGAACGACGTCGGCTTCTGTTTTTTATTTCCAATTCAGGGCGTGGAAATGCCGTCGTTGTGGGACGCCATCGCCGGGCGCGTGGTGAAAACGTCCAGCAAACACAGTGGCTATGAGATTGAACGAACGTGGGGCTGGAAGGATGATGCGCTGAATAAGAAATGGTGGTATTACGGCAAGGTCGTTCGCAAAAGAGCGACGCTGGTGAGCCTGGACTTCCTGCCGAACTTTTACGCTTTGAGCGAAAACTATGGCGACCCTGAGCACGATTACATTGAAGAGTACGAAGCCGGGCGACTCTCGGCCGAGGCCAAAGCGGTTTACGAGGCTCTGCTCAAGAACGGGGCGCTCGATGCAGTGCGGCTTCAGCGCGAGGCGCGTTTGAGCAGCAACGAGAACAAGTCTCGCTTCGACAAGGCATTGACGGAACTACAAGCTGGGTTAAAGGTTTTGCCGGTCGGCGTGGCCGAGGCCGGCGCGTGGCGCTACGCCTTCATTTATGAAATACTGCCGCGCTGGTTGCCGGACGTTCCAACCAGAGCAGGCAAGATTACGCGAAGCCAGGCGCGGCAGGCTATCCTCGATCAATATTTACGAAATGTGATCGCAACGACCGAACGCGACGCCGCCCGCGCCTTTGGCTGGACGCTGGCCGAAACCCGCCAGACCGCCGAGGCGCTGGCTGGCGAGGGCAAAATGAGGTTGAATGTGAAAGTGAGTGGGGTGGGAGAGAGGTTGATGGTGACAGGAAGTTGA
- the tatA gene encoding twin-arginine translocase TatA/TatE family subunit, with translation MLGAPELLIILVIVIVIFGVGRISRIGGDLGKAISNFRAGLKDEEGTKAEEEKKK, from the coding sequence ATGCTTGGCGCACCTGAACTACTCATCATTCTCGTGATTGTGATCGTTATCTTCGGCGTTGGCCGCATCAGCAGAATTGGCGGCGACCTCGGCAAAGCGATAAGCAACTTTCGCGCCGGGCTGAAGGACGAGGAGGGGACTAAGGCGGAAGAGGAAAAGAAGAAGTGA